In Vibrio cortegadensis, the sequence GGTGTTGGGATACGGGTGGTATTGACCCTGATATCGTCAACAAACGCAGTAAAAAGCACGGTCTATTCCGTGTCATACCAATTAAAGGTGCCAGTACTTACGGCAAGCAAATCGCCTCATTTCCACTCAAGCGCAATAAGAACGGCGTTTATCACACTGAAATCGGTACTGATACCGCGAAAGACTTGCTGTATTTGCAGATGGAGAAGTCACCACAAGCTAAAGATCAACCAATGGATGGGGTTATGCACCTCCCGTTGAATGATGAAGTTTGTGATGAGGTGGTGTGCCAGCAACTCGCATCAGAGCGACTGGTTGAAAAGTTGGTGAATGGCAAGCGAGTTCTGAGGTGGGATAACGAAGGTAGACGAAACGAGGCATTAGATTGCCTGGTTTATGCCCTCGCTGCTCTCAGAATATCAACTAGCCGGTTCGGTATTAATTTATCCGAACTCAGCGAACCTCAATCATCCAGTAAAGACGAAATAGATATTGAGGCACTAGGTGCCGCATCGGGGTAATACATGACAGATCAGCAACGGTTAGATCAAATGCGGTTGGCTTATCAAAATCTATTGATGGGTAAGTCAGCTCGCGTCATTCAAAAAGATGGTCGTCGGGTTGAATACAGTCCGGCAGATAAGCAAAGCCTGCTTAGTGAAATTCAGCGGCTGGAAAGTATTGCAGGACAAAGCAGGCGTCGAGGCCCAGCGGGAGTGATTTAATGAAAGACGTACAAATTCTGCATCCGTCTGGAATGCCAGCTCGGCAAATGGCAGGTTACGAAGGTGGAAATGCGGGGTTTGGCGGTCAATTGGCAGAGTGGACGCCACCGTTAATGACGGAAGATGCAGCCCTGTTGCCAAGCCTTGATTTAAGCAACGCTCGCTCAGACGATTTAGTTCGTAACCATGGTTATGCAGCAGGCGGTATGCGTCTGCACCTGGATAACATTGTTGGTCATATCTTCAAACTTAATTGGCAGCCAATGTGGCGTCGATTGGGTTGGACTGAAGATGAGTTCATGGACTTAAAAACCGATGTAGAGGCGGCTTGGCTGGAATATGCCGAGGATGACCGTTGTTACATTGATGCAGAGCGAAAGCGGACTTTCACCATGTTAGTCCGAGCAGGTATTTGTCAGCATTTTAATTATGGCGACGTAATGGCTGCAGCGGAGTGGATACCAGACCGACACGCAGGTTATTCCACCTCTATTAAAATGATATCGCCAAAGCGAGTGCGAAACCCGGGCAATGTCACGCTGATGGATTCAGATATTCGTGGCGGGATTAAGCATGGCCGTCATGGTCAGGCTCAGGGGTATTACGTCGCTGATATTAATCCGATGATGCCACTTGGCATGATCGCGAACAATTACCGCTACGTTAGCAAAGAAACGTGGTGGGGCCGAAGTAAGTTTATTCACGTATTTGATGCAAAAGACGATGGGCAATCTCGCGGTACCAACGCGTTGATGTCAGTTATGAGTCAGATGCACATGCTGGATAAATTGCAGCAAACCAAGCTGCAGAACGCCATCGTCAACGCCATGTTTGCAGCTACGATTGAATCAGAATTAGATTCGACCGAAGCTTTCAACTTTATAACTGGCGGTGAAGAAACACAAAAGAACATGTGGAACTGGATGGGCGCGGTGAATAAATACCACCGTGGCGCAAACATTCGCATGAATGGCACGAAAGTGTCTCACTTAATGCCAGGTGAAAGCTTAAACCTACAGCGACCATCGAATGCTGATAATGGTTATAGCCAGTTGGAGATGTCGATTCTTCAATACATCTCATCTGGTATTGGTGTTTCCGTTGAGCAATTAACTCACAACTTCCAAAACTCTAACTACTCCAGTGCTCGAGCAGCCTTGAATGAAAGTTGGCGTTACTTTATGGGTGATCGCAAGTTCATTGCTTCGCGATTTGCTACTCGTATTTTTTCGCTATGGCTGGAAGAGGCTGTTGCAAAAGGTGTTGTCAGGCTTCCGAAAGGAACGAATTTCTGGCAGGCACGTTCTGCACTTTGCCGTTGTGATTGGATTGGCTCAGGCCGCCTGTCGATTGATGGTATTAAAGAAGTTAAAGAGTCCATTCTTCTTATCGAAAGCGGTCTTTCTACTTATCAGAAAGAGCTGGCCAAGATGGGCGAAGATTACATCGAGGTGTTTGAACAGCAAATGCGTGAGATGAAGATTCGCGAAGAGAAAGGATTACCAAGACCAAGTTGGTTGCAGGCCGAGCAGTTTGCTCCTGAGCAACCGGACGAACCAGCCAACAATGGGAGCAAAAATGAACCAAATAATCAGCCAGTTTAACCAATGTCCGGTTTTGCTAGCGCCGAGTCAGCTTAGTTCCCTTGGTGGTTTTAAGCCTCAGTTAGATACCAGCAAGTTATCAATGCAGGAATTGGCATTGGCAACAGGGATTTCACACGACGCCAAAATGAAACCCTATCAAGTTGTTAATGGTATCGCGGTTATCCGTATTCAGGGTGCATTGATTCACAACCTCGGGTGGAGCAGCAGCAACTACACCGGATACGACGTTATCAAGCGAAAAGTGGCTTTCGCTATGCAAGATAAGGACGTAAAGGGTGTATTCCTGCTTTTTCATACCGGAGGCGGTAGCGTCTACGGTTGCCCTGATACGGGCGACTTGATTCACCAATGCAGCAAGGTTAAGCCAGTATGGACCCTATCTGAAGATATGGCTTACTCAGCAGGGCAATGGCTACACGCTCAGGGCTCACGTCGTCTTGTTACTCAAAGCGGCGGTTTGGGCTCGGTAGGCGTTGTTGTGGCTCACGCTGATATGTCGAAGATGCTGGATGATTATGGGATCAATATGACCCTTCTTTTTGATGGCAAGCATAAGGTCGACGGAAACCCATACGAAGCGTTATCAAATACCGTAAAAGACAAAATTCTTGCTGACTGTAAAAAGACGCGTGGCAGCTTCGCTTCTGCCGTATCGCGAGGAACAGGCATGAGCGTTGGTGATGTACTTAGTACCGAGGCGGAATGCTACACAGGGCAAGAGGCTGTTGATATTGGCTTCGCACAAGAAGTTGTCAGCAGTAATACCATCCTTAACGAGTTCATTGAGCACGTTAACAAACCGAAATCAGTAACCACATTAGGAAACGTCATGGATCCGAACAAAGACAAAAAGCAGGCCGACTCGCAGGCAACAGAGCAACAAGCGAGCACTACAGCGCCTGCAGAAACCGAACCTGCTCAGTCTGCGTCTGAGCAATCTCAACAAGCCGATGAACGTTCTCGCATTAAAGGCATTATGGGCTGTGCGGAAGCGGAAGGTCGTGGTGAGTTAGCTAACCATTTAGCTTTTGATACCAACATGAGTGTTGATGAAGCAAAAGGTATTCTTGCTGTAGCTCCTAAAGCAACCGTGGCGGCTTCATCTTCAGTGCAAAAACCTGCTTCTGATGCATTTGCTCAAGCAATGGGTACCGAAGAACATCCAAATCTGTCAGCAGACGGTGTTGAAGAAAATGCGGAAACAGGCTCTGTTGACGTACAAGCATCTGCAATCTTGGCTGACTTTAAAGCAGCAACGGGAGTGAAATAATGACAACCGAAAATTTAGATTACAGCGAAGTAATTACAGGTGACACTGACATTGAGCATGTGACGGTAATTATCGCATCTGGTGAAGATGTGGCTCAGTACACTCCACTGGTACATGATGAAACCAGCGGTCATTACAAAGCAGCTGTCGCGGCAACGAAAAAGGCTCAATTCCTTTCATCTTTTGCTGTTGATGCTACGAGTGGCGCAAAAACTCACACAGCTATCAAAGCGATTAGCATCGACCCTGCTGTCGTGGCCTATCCGGCAGGCATGGGTGACGAGCTGAAATCAGGTTTGTTTGCGGGTACGCCGATTAGTACTCAGTCGCCAGCATAACCAACTCTCTTTCATTTCTATAAAAGAGCCTTTATGGCTCTTTTTTCATTTCTGGAGTATCCATGAAATTAACAGCTTTAACGACTGCAGTGCTTATTGCACTCAAGCAGCAAATGCCGCCTCAATATGTGCCTGCACTTCGCAAGCGTTTAGTTAAAGGCGAAATCACTTTTCCGACCAAAGCGATTGCATTCGACAAGATTAAGAAAGGTCGAAAGTTAGCCCCGCTTGTTTCACCAATGATTTCCGGTAAGCCACAAAAGCAAAAAGGTGGCGTGATGACTTCGGTCGAACCGGCTTATGTGAAACCAACGGATACCGTAACCTCTGATCGTCTTCTAAAGCGTCAGCCTGGTGAAGCGCTTATGGGTGAACTGTCGCCAGCGCAGCGCTTGAATGCTATTCGTGCTGACTTATTGAATGAGCAGTATGAAAGCATTGAGCGTCGTGAAGAGTGGATGTTGTGTGAAGTGCTCAAAACTGGCGGTGTGACGTTGGAAGGTGAAAGCTTTGAAGCCATCCATATCGACTATGGCCGAAGCCCTGAGAACAACGTTACTTTGTCCGGTGCTGACAAATGGAGCGCACTGGAGAAAGACAGTGAAAAACCTATGGAAGACATCGAAGATTGGGCGTCTCGTTGTAACTTGGTAGCGAATGAAGTCTATATGGGCCGTGCAGCCTGGCGTTTATTCCGTTCTTTCACATGTGTGAAAGATGCATTGGATACTCGCCGCGGTTCGCGTTCACAAGCTGAAACTGCAGCATTGAATAACGCCAACTTTAAGTGGGTTGGTTCAATTGGTGAGTTCGACTTCTTTGTTTACACGGGCGCGTATGAAGATGATGCAGGTGTCGATCAACTTTATGTGGATGACAACGGCGTGATGGTGACTTCTTCTGATGTTGAAATCTACTTTGCATATGGTGCGATTCAAGATGTTGAAGCCAATGCGATGGGCATTGTAGAAGCGACTCGTTACCCATCTAACTGGTTTACTAAAAACCCAAGCGCGGAATGGTTGCAGACTCAATCAGCACCGATTCCAGTAATGCTGGATGCCGACGAAGCGTGTTACGCACGCATTTAATTTTGACCTAAAGAAAGTGATTGCGACCATGGTCGCAATCACTTTCGGAGAGCAACATGGCCAATAAAACAGAACTTAATGCTCAGCTTGATTTTTTAGAAGCTGCGCTTGATGAAGCAGGGGTGGAGTATGCCAAGGTCAACCGCGACCAGACCAATGCTGATCTTGAAAAAGAAATCGCTCGCTTGGAATCGCTACTGCCGGATGAAGGCGATGCTGATACCTCGTGTGAGTCATCTAATGAGAAGCCGCAAGAGCAAGACCAGCAAGCTTCGCAGCCAGAACCACAGCAAGCGGAAACGCAAGCAGCAGAACCTACGGGCAAAAACCGCACGGTCAAGCTTTTTAAAGGCGTGAATATTGAAATTACTCTCGCTGGAAAAAAAATGGTGCTGCAGGGTGATAAATCCCATTCATTACCTGAAGAACGTGCTC encodes:
- the gpW gene encoding gpW family head-tail joining protein, whose product is MTDQQRLDQMRLAYQNLLMGKSARVIQKDGRRVEYSPADKQSLLSEIQRLESIAGQSRRRGPAGVI
- a CDS encoding phage portal protein translates to MKDVQILHPSGMPARQMAGYEGGNAGFGGQLAEWTPPLMTEDAALLPSLDLSNARSDDLVRNHGYAAGGMRLHLDNIVGHIFKLNWQPMWRRLGWTEDEFMDLKTDVEAAWLEYAEDDRCYIDAERKRTFTMLVRAGICQHFNYGDVMAAAEWIPDRHAGYSTSIKMISPKRVRNPGNVTLMDSDIRGGIKHGRHGQAQGYYVADINPMMPLGMIANNYRYVSKETWWGRSKFIHVFDAKDDGQSRGTNALMSVMSQMHMLDKLQQTKLQNAIVNAMFAATIESELDSTEAFNFITGGEETQKNMWNWMGAVNKYHRGANIRMNGTKVSHLMPGESLNLQRPSNADNGYSQLEMSILQYISSGIGVSVEQLTHNFQNSNYSSARAALNESWRYFMGDRKFIASRFATRIFSLWLEEAVAKGVVRLPKGTNFWQARSALCRCDWIGSGRLSIDGIKEVKESILLIESGLSTYQKELAKMGEDYIEVFEQQMREMKIREEKGLPRPSWLQAEQFAPEQPDEPANNGSKNEPNNQPV
- a CDS encoding major capsid protein, with amino-acid sequence MKLTALTTAVLIALKQQMPPQYVPALRKRLVKGEITFPTKAIAFDKIKKGRKLAPLVSPMISGKPQKQKGGVMTSVEPAYVKPTDTVTSDRLLKRQPGEALMGELSPAQRLNAIRADLLNEQYESIERREEWMLCEVLKTGGVTLEGESFEAIHIDYGRSPENNVTLSGADKWSALEKDSEKPMEDIEDWASRCNLVANEVYMGRAAWRLFRSFTCVKDALDTRRGSRSQAETAALNNANFKWVGSIGEFDFFVYTGAYEDDAGVDQLYVDDNGVMVTSSDVEIYFAYGAIQDVEANAMGIVEATRYPSNWFTKNPSAEWLQTQSAPIPVMLDADEACYARI
- a CDS encoding S49 family peptidase, whose amino-acid sequence is MNQIISQFNQCPVLLAPSQLSSLGGFKPQLDTSKLSMQELALATGISHDAKMKPYQVVNGIAVIRIQGALIHNLGWSSSNYTGYDVIKRKVAFAMQDKDVKGVFLLFHTGGGSVYGCPDTGDLIHQCSKVKPVWTLSEDMAYSAGQWLHAQGSRRLVTQSGGLGSVGVVVAHADMSKMLDDYGINMTLLFDGKHKVDGNPYEALSNTVKDKILADCKKTRGSFASAVSRGTGMSVGDVLSTEAECYTGQEAVDIGFAQEVVSSNTILNEFIEHVNKPKSVTTLGNVMDPNKDKKQADSQATEQQASTTAPAETEPAQSASEQSQQADERSRIKGIMGCAEAEGRGELANHLAFDTNMSVDEAKGILAVAPKATVAASSSVQKPASDAFAQAMGTEEHPNLSADGVEENAETGSVDVQASAILADFKAATGVK